In Deltaproteobacteria bacterium, the genomic window GCCGCGACGGGATGGCCTCGCCGTGGCGCTCGTGATCCGCGCGGAAGCGCCCGACGTGCCCGTCACGGTGATCACCGGACACGGCACCGAGTCGATGGCCATTCAGGCCCTGCGCGCGGGGGTCACCGACTTCATCAAGAAGCCGGTCCGCCTCGACGATCTCTCGGCCGCCCTCAATCGCATGGAGGACTCGCTCCGGCTGGCCCGCCACGAGTCGGTGGGGATGCCGGGCTCCGTGAGGCAGCTCGAGCGCTCGTGGCTCTATCAGCTGGGCAACGACCTCGAGGCCATCGCGCCCTTCGTCGACCAGCTGCTGCGGCAGTGCGCCGCCGGCTTCGAGAAGGGCTCCGTGACGGAGCTGAGCCTGGCCCTCAGGGAGCTGCTGCTCAACGCGATGGAGCACGGCAACCTCGGCCTCTCCTACGAGGACAAGAGCCGCGCCCTCGAGGCGGGGGCGCTCGACCGGCTGCTCGCCGACCGCCTGAAGCAGCCGGCCTACCGGGACCGCCGCACGACGGTCAGCGCGCGTCGCCGGGACGACGAACTCGAGCTCGAGGTCACCGACGAGGGGAACGGCTTCGACTGGCAGAGCCTGCCCGACCCCACCGACCCGGCCAACTTCCTCTCGGATCACGGTCGCGGCGTGCTCCTGGCCCGGCTATCGGTGGACGAGATCGCCTACAACGAACGCGGCAACCGCGTCACCGTGCGCAAGAAGCTCCGCTCGCGCTCGTAGGGGACCTCGGCGGACGGGGCGCGCGACTTCACCGCCAGAGGAGCGCCTCGGTGAAGCGCGCGCGCAGATAGAAGCCGCGCGGCACGGTGGAGACGGCCTCCGCGTGCGTCGAGAGCACCTCGACCCGGACCTCGCCCGTCGCGGCCTTGGGTCGCACCTGCAAGGCCCTGCCGCGATAACCGTCCAGCCGCTCGACCTGGCCGAGCACGATGAGGCTCATCGCCTCGTGCCAGTCGGCCGCGAGGAGCGCCTCCTCCTCGGGGTCCGGACGCCAGAGGCGCGGCGTGCCGAAGTGGCGCTCGGGCAGCGGCGCCACGCGCGCGGCCTCGACGGGCATCCAGAGCACACACCCCAGCTTGCGCCGCACGCGCGAGGCGAGCCATTCCTCGCGGTCCGCCTCGAGGAGGTCCACGGTGCACACGAAGGTGGACTCTCGCACGCGCCCCTCCCGGTCGAGGGGGATCGTCTTGAGCTCGATGCCGAGGTGCGGGAAGTCGGGGAGCGCGCGGCTCCCCGCGGTGGCGCCCAGCGCCCGCTCGACGAGAGCGCCGATCGCGCCCTTCGCGCGCCGCGCCTCCGCCGGAAGCAGGACGCCGAGGGCCCGGGCCAGCTCGCCCACCGTCGAGCCATCTAGCTCGGCCGCGCGTCTTCGAAGCTCCGCCTCGTCGACGGGCGGAGGGGGGCGGGAGGCTCTGCGACGCGCGGGCGGAGGCGACGAGGACGGCATCGAGCGGGCATTATGGCGGTGGGGGTGACGTGGGCGCAACGCGGCCTCGGTGGGGCCTCGGGACAGGCCCCGCCGAGGCTGGTAAGATAAGCCTCGGCGATGCCTCCGGAACAGTTCGGCAAGTACACGTTGCTCTCGCGCCTGGGGTACGGCGGGATGGCCGAGGTGTTCCTCGCGCGGACGACCAGCGTCGGCGGCTTCGAGAAGCAGGTGGCCAT contains:
- the mutH gene encoding DNA mismatch repair endonuclease MutH encodes the protein MPSSSPPPARRRASRPPPPVDEAELRRRAAELDGSTVGELARALGVLLPAEARRAKGAIGALVERALGATAGSRALPDFPHLGIELKTIPLDREGRVRESTFVCTVDLLEADREEWLASRVRRKLGCVLWMPVEAARVAPLPERHFGTPRLWRPDPEEEALLAADWHEAMSLIVLGQVERLDGYRGRALQVRPKAATGEVRVEVLSTHAEAVSTVPRGFYLRARFTEALLWR
- a CDS encoding response regulator gives rise to the protein MRTKRRILLVDDEPLVREELGALLVEEGYDVTTASDGEEGLDLFRAETPDMVISDIRMPRRDGLAVALVIRAEAPDVPVTVITGHGTESMAIQALRAGVTDFIKKPVRLDDLSAALNRMEDSLRLARHESVGMPGSVRQLERSWLYQLGNDLEAIAPFVDQLLRQCAAGFEKGSVTELSLALRELLLNAMEHGNLGLSYEDKSRALEAGALDRLLADRLKQPAYRDRRTTVSARRRDDELELEVTDEGNGFDWQSLPDPTDPANFLSDHGRGVLLARLSVDEIAYNERGNRVTVRKKLRSRS